CCCCCGGAGTATTTCTGATAGTAGGCATCAAAAGTTTACAGAAAGATACTTATTTAACACAGTGTGCAAGTTAatctagaatataaaaataacctCTATCATGCTTTTATCTTTCTCCTCAGTGACTTGACACACACTGTTCTCTCTGCCTAGGAGCCCTCTCTACATATCACATTGCATTTTAATTGACTAGTCACCTATAAGTGTGATAGTAGTCtactattcactccagtattctttcctggagaatcccatggtcagaggagcctgatgggctaccatccatggggtcacaaagagtcggacatgactgagcaactaacacacatatacacatcccAAATAGACTACTGGCTCCAGGAAAGCAAGGGTCATACCATAGTCACATGTGTATCTCCTGCACCCAGAAAAAGCCAAGAATCAGAGGAACGAGTTTGTCAACTTAAAAACTGAAGCCACAAAACACTTTCACAGATTCCAGTGTTTCCCACACTCCTGTTATTTGATCAATAAAGTCACAATTTCTACCATATTTAAGAGCCTTTAATAGGATTTCCTTAATAGTTGCttacaagaaaaaactgtatCTCTAACCAGAAAAACAGCTATGCTTATCATAACGTGAAGATAACCATAAAAGATAACacaactttaaaacatttttagttcTAGGTAAATATAATTGCCTGTCAAAAGCTCTGAGTCTAAGATCCACTCTCAAAAAAGAGGAGAATTAAAGACGTGTTGAAGACACAAAGAAAcgtaatgtcaaagaatgctcaaactaccgcacaactgcactcatctcacacacttgtaaagtaatgatcaaaattctccaggccaggcttcagcaatatgtgaacagtgagcttccagatgttcaagctggttttaggaaaggcagaggaaccagagatcaaattgccaacatccactggatcatcgaaaaagcaagagagttccagaaaaacatctacttttgctttattgactatgccaaagcctttgactgtgtggatcacaataaactgtggaaaattctcaaagagacaggaatatcagactacctgacctgcctcttgagaaacctgtatgcaggtcaggaagcaacagttagaactggacatggaacaacagactggttctaaataggaaaaggagtacatcaaggctgtatattgtcaccctgcttatttaatgtatatgcagagtacatcatgcaaaattccaggctggatgaagcagaagctggaatcaagattgccgggagaaatatcaataggctcagatatgcagatgacaccaccattatggcagaaagtgagaaagacctaaagagcctcttgatgaaagtgaaagaggagagtgaaaaagttggcttaaagctcaacattcagaaaacgaagatcatggtatctggtcccctcacttcatggcaaatagatggggaaacagtggctgactttatttttctgggctccaaaatcactgcagatggtgactgcagccatgaaattaaaagatgcttgctccttggaaggaaagttatgaccaacctagacagcatattaaaaagcagagatattactttgacaacaaaggtccatctagtcaaggctatggtttttccagtagtcatgtatggatgtgagagttggacttaaagaaagctgagcaccgaagaattgatgcttttgaactgtggtgttggagaagtctcttgagagtcccttggactgcaagaagatccgaccagtccatcctaaaggagatcagtcctgggtgttcattggagggactgatgttaaagctgaaactccaataccttggccacctgatgaggagagctgactcatttgaaaagaccctgatgctgggaaagattgaaggctggaggagaaagggacgacagaggatgagatggttggatggcatcaccgacacagtgGACGtatgtttgggtggactccgggagttggtgatggagagggagggctagcatgctgcggttcatggggttgcaaagagtcagacacgactgagcgactgaactgaagacacacTAGCACCAAACTGATGATTTCATCTCAATGcaaactgaaagaaaactgaaaagggaGCGACTTTCTCAATATATGATTCAATGTTCATTAATGTCAGGCGTATTTCCTAAGTACACCACAAGTCCACGTCTCAAGTTCTGAGAAACAGTGATTAACGAGACCCCACCTTAAATTAACCTCCTGGGTTAAAGACACGGGCAGATTCTGGAGTTACACAAAACTGGATTCAAATTCCAGCcgtcacttactagctgtgcgATCTTGAACAAAAACTTAAGTCTCATTTTCCTTACCGGCAAAGTAGAAGTAACAGGACTTAACTCACGAGGTTGTTGTGGAAATAGTTTAAGCGCAGTATCTGGGGCTTAATTATCCAATTAAAAACTAGAAACTATCACTAATTTCCTttcaaaagaacaacaaaaaggaCAGTGAAGCCCAGGCTGCAGAAGCGAGCTGCCCAGGTCTCAGGGTCCCCAGTACAAGCTCCAGCCCTTCCCTCAGGACGCGAACCTCCCTACCTCCCACAAACTTCGACATTTCCCTCCTTCGCCTGCCAAATCCTTACCTTCCCGCTGCCGGCGGGGCCCATAACCAGTTGAGCGTACCGAGGCATGGTAGCTCCCCCGGTTCCTGACGCCTCCAGTCGCACAGACTTAGAATCTGACCACCATGCTCCCTTCAGCCTTCGCGCGATGCCCACTAAGTTCCGGGAACACGAAGTAGAACCAATCGCAACCCAACTTCCTTGGCTTCTTCTGTTCTGCCACGCCTCCAACTACGGAGCGTCCCGAAGGCCAAATCCCAGGAGAAACGCGTTTTGCCAAAAGTCCCGGGATGTTTTGCGCGTGCGCAGAAGTAGTTGGCGGAAATCAACAATTGGGATTCTGGCAAGGTCTGGTTGCCTTGGTGATAACGAACAACCGACAACGCTCCGCATGCCTCAGCGAGGTGCTTTGGTCCTTGGTTTGCGTACCGCTGTTTGACCTGTATGGTGACCCTCAAGATTTGCAAATTTGCAGAGGGTCTGGATACTAATGTGAAAGGAACCTTTCGTTTTAGAGGGAAATTATACTTTCTTTCTGCGACGCATCCCTTCCACAAAAAGACGCAAATGAACAAACGCGTAATCAACTAATGaactcccgcccctcccccaagTTAATTCCAGGATCTTGGATCTGCCCTCTCCGCTTTCCCGAAGCTATTCGGGCAGTGTCCGGACTTCATCAGAGGAGGCTAGAATCCTGCGTCTGCCTCTTCACCCCCAATATCTCCCGGCCTGACGCACGCGTGCTGacaggggaggggaaaggggaaagCTTCTCTCGCAGAGAGCTCGCGGTCAGGGCACCCGGGAGGAGATGCCCAACCAAGGTCCAGTGTCCGGCTGGACGGAGTGCAGTTCTTCCGCAGAGCCGCCCGCGGTGGCCAGGGCCGAGGGTGGCGGCGGCGGGTGaggctgcagggccctgggggaTTTGGGAGGATGGCCGTCAGCCCTGGGTCGTGATCCCAGGGtagaggagggggtgggagctGCCTGCTCCTGTGGACTGGTCCCTAGTGTTCTGAAGTGAGAGGAAGGGAGAACCTTTGTTGTGGCCGACTCACAGTTTAGCGGACGGGCTTCTGAGGAAAGCTGAGGACAAGGGTTGGTGCAATGACTGACTAAACGCAGTGACTGCGACAGTCGTCTGGGTGCTTCTTGTGTCCCAGGGGGCGCTGCGAAATCTGCTTGAACGTTTGCCGTCTGGCCACTGTATTTCTACAAAAAGGGGTTGGCAGGTAGGGGGTTAGGGAGGCACCAAGGGAAGAGGGGCTCAAAGGAGCGCTTCCAAGTCAACAAATCATTTCCCTGTGTGACATGAGTCACCTTTATGTCAAATTGAGATTCAAAATCTGTAATGAGACAAGTTTTAGAGGCACCTTGAATTTGGCATTTTCTTCACTCAATAGTTCCTTTTTCATAAATCCATTCTGAGCaggtttttactttttcttttttaactgcttAGTGGaaacttttttgtattttaatttttaattgaagaataattactttacaatattgtaatggttttggagaaggaaatggtaacccactccagtgttcttgcctggagaatcccagggactgggggagcctagtgggctgttgtctctggggtcgcacagagtcggacacgactgaagtgacttagcagcagcagcagcagcagcattataatGGTTTCTGCCATGggtttttactattattttctggACGCTGAAGATAGTTGGTGAAATTACTGTTGGAGGCAGTACCTCATCCCTTGCATCAGTTATTCCCTAAAAGTGAGAACTGCTGGATGTTCCTCTCAAGCCCATAGTCATGGCTCCTGCTGCACCCATGgccatctttaaaaatatatatatgtgtttggtGCATTGATGACTTCTAAAGATGGGATGGTACTATGTTCCTCTTTTCTGCTCCTCAGAGTGTTTAGCAAAGTTCTGGATCCCAGTATATCAGAGCATCAATGAATTGGTCATTGAAAAAAATTGtaggaagaggaaaaggggagTGTTTTGTCTTAATTTGAGAACCGAAAAAATGAACTGTACAAACATTCTAGACCAACTTAGTTCCAGTACACCTTAAATtacatataataattttattaagaataaaggaagaaaatatcatGGATAGCACAGAAGCCCAATTAATTCATTGAGCTCAGTGTAGGAATTAGATTCTGAGACTGTAAAAGTAAGGCCAAATCTGGCTTAAAGTAAATCCTTTATATATAGTATGGTAAAAATCTCTGATAATTCACTTTGAAAAAGCTTGGAGTCATTAGGATATAACCAGAATTATAGGAGAAGGCTTTGCAAGACATTATAGCTGATGGAAATGGAAAGTAAAAAGCATATGTAATAGTGTccttatttttcacttaaaatactttatttaatgCTTATACAACTTTCAATtgttacatattatatacatcctttttttcttaaaacagatCAGCTGGACATTCTTATTACCAGAATTCCAAAGGTACTGGTGAGTATATAAAGCAGATAATATGCATCGATAATATGCATCAATAATGTagctaagagaaataaaattttgctaTAACTACTAATACAATGGAGTTTCAAAAAGTCTTTATTAGCATCTTTGGTAAACTCAGTTTTTAAGATTTTCAAAGAACAATCCAGCAGGTCTTTGTCTCCTGCTAAGATATCTcacatcagggacttccctggtggttcagtggccaggactctgtgctctcagttcagggggcccaagtttgatctctgggcaaGAACTAGATcacatatgctgcaactaagacctggagcaccCAAATAAAATACCACACATCAAAAGAGTACTTCAAAATTgcagaaaatctgaaaagaacTGTTTATAACTGATGTTGATTGAAAGGACAGAACATAACCTGGGGTTTATACTAATacaaagattgaaggaaaaaattCTCAATTGTACAACTtcaaagaacataaaatatttttcaatgctattgttttcctctcactTGAAATTAAGGATATAGCTGCTGGAGGTAATAGGTTAAGACAGGCCCCCAAAGACCTCTCACTTTTTGTGGGTGAGCAATTTCAATTCAAATGATATATAAAACTTGAATTCACTTTACTTTTTCTTGGAAAATTTATAGTCCTTACAGTTACCTAAGAAAAAcacacatatttgtgtgtgtgtgtatatccacataactttattttatatacatgtggttgttttaaaatggaattgctgaatcacatggcaattctgttttattttttgaggaactgccatactatttcctcagcagctgcaccattttgtattcccagcAGCAACACACAGAggtccagtttctccacatcctagctaacacttgttttcattttttgatgagaaggaaatagcaaccctctccagtattcttgcctgagaatcccatggatggaggagtctggcaggctacagtcagtggggtcaaaaagagttgcacaccactgagcaacttcactttcactttctctcacttTCATACTTACGGATGCGAAGTGATAtcccattgtgattttgattgcatttccctaatgattagtgatagtgaacatcttttcatgtgttcattaagcacttgtatgtcttctttgaagacatCTAAAGTCTATTTAAGTCCATAGCCCATTTTCAGCTGGGTGGTTTGTTGTGTTTAActattgtttttaaagatttcattttctgtaaaGAAATGCTAAGCTTCTGAGGAATTAAATTTTAGTCCCAATTCTAATATGCACCTCAGAACTATTAACAAGGACAcacaaaatatattcttaattacTCTACACTTATGACTTGAAAaggcttaaaaaataaacttttagtaTGTTGAATTgctgttcattttattattacaGATTCCAAATTATGTTTTAAGGATCAATCATAATGTAATTTCTGGATGATTTTGTATTTGTTGGTAAATTAGCTAGTCCTTTAGTATGCAAATGTAGTTCTTAGTTATCTGCACTAACCATCCAATTTCCCCAAATCTTGAAGAAGTAACTAAATTTAAGGTTTAATATGTAAAATTACAGTGGCTTTGTTATCAATAATAATGGAAACAAAACTGTGCTTATTTAGTTTACCTAGTACAGATTTTTAACTTGGAATTTATTCTGCCAGCTGTTTGTAATAGCCCCAAACGGGAAACAACCCAGATTTCCATCAAGAAGTGGATGGATAATCAAATTCTGGTATAAACATGCAATGAAATAAAACCCAAGAATAAAAAGGCACTATCTATTGTTACACATTACATAAATAGATCTCAAAATAATTAAGTTGAGcgaaagaagtcagacaaaaccagaatatatactgtatatttccatttatagCAAACTCAAGAAACTAAGCTATAGTGATAGAAAACGCATCAGTGGTTGCTTGGAAAGAGGAAGTGTATGGGGAGGATAGGAATGTAAAAAAGTGTTATTTTCTGATTAAactttgccaggcactgtttttccCCAAACTGCTAGTAATACTGAGTTATCTTAACATATGTGAAGCTAAAAACTACTTTCCATTCTTCTGCGAAAACAtctcaacttttatttttattaaaggcaATTACTTTAATCTACCTACATCATATTTGAAACAATGAAATAACTGAAATtatgtaaaaatgttttaattaatttctgcAAAGCTCTTCATTTTAACACTGCCTTATTAAAGGGACAAAATGTGTGTTATTCTATGTTGTGTctaatataaaattttgaaactacatactgaagttgaatgataaaatatttttgaaaatcttttaaaagcacAAGTCCTGCATGTATAGTCGTGTTTAGTGTGGTCTGACAAACAATGAACTAAAGAAGTATACTGTCAACAGTttgcatctcagttcagttcagtcgctcagtcgtgtccgactctttgcgactccatgaattgcagcacgccaggcctccctgagagtcccttggactgcaaggagatccaaccagtccattctgaaggagatcagtcctgggtgttctttgcggggaatgatgctaaagctgaaactccagtactttggccacctcatgtgaagagttgactcattggaagactctgatgctgggagggattgggggcaggaggagaaggggacgacagaggatgagatggctggatggcatcaccgactcgatggatgtgagtttgagtgaactccgggagttggtgatggacagggaggcctggtgtgctgcgatgtatggggtcgcaaagagtcggacacgagtgagcgactgaactgaactgaactgaactgaactgaaggcctccctgtccatcaccaactcccggagttccctcaaactcatgtccatcgagtcggtgatgccatccagccctctcattctctgtcgtccccttctcctcctgccccaatccctcccagcatcagtcttttccaatgagtcaactcttcgcatgaggtggccaaagtattggagtttcagctttagcatcagtcctttgcaTCTCAGCTgagttcaaaataattttgtcCAGATGTAATgattatatatagtaaatatttataaatgtcgATTTTTTGTGTGCTCTAAAACCACATGGCAATCATGAAGTCTCTTCAAATTTAATAGTTTGACCAAAACTAGTACTCCAGAATAATCACTCACACATGTAAACAGATAAAATTGTTGTTAAACCAGTCTTTGCTCATGAGATTCACATTATAATGTCCTTGCCTACAGACAGAATCAAAGATGGACACAAAGtgaactcacctagagccaagcTGCAAGAGTTATGGAAAATGCCTCTAACAATTCACACCTCTAAGTCAAAGCCAGAGCCTTTCTTTCTAAAGGTATGCTAACTAAAtaccaatattttatttaaatgctaATAGTCTTTGTATTCAGAGTTGAACTTTTTATTGAATCTAGTTAAGAGagtaactggagaaggaaatggcaacccactccagtagtcttgcctagaaaatcccatggacggaggaacctggtgtccatggggttgcagtcggacacaactgagcaacttcactcactcacccactcaAGAAAGTAAAGCACTGTAGAACACGGATACACCCAGCACATTGtctagtgaagtcactcagtagtgttcgactctttgcgacccatggaccgtaacctactaggctcttctgtccatgggattttccaggcaagagtactggagtgggttgccatttccttctctaggggatcttcccgacccagcgatcgaacccgggtctcctgcattgcaggcagacgctttactgtctgagccaccagggaggagtCCCTAAATATCTgctggggtgggctgccgtctatagggtcgcatagagtaggacacgactgaagtgacttagcagcagcagcaaactcatTAATCAATGCAAGAATTTTATCATTATAGATTCCCTTTCATAGGAATATTTTCATGCTTTATGAGACTTTGGCTTTAATGTATATTTCTTCACTCAGGAAGCTTAGTGCCCCAAACACAAAGATGCCTGAGGAAAGTTCCACTCTAGAGATAGAAACCCAACCTCATAAAGATTTTGCTCAAGGACTCTAAAATTAAAAGCAAGAAAATGGCAACAAGTATTTCATGACTGTTGATCTGTATTATCCATTAAAGATCATAGCTGCCAGAATTAACCTCTCTAGAGCAATGTAAATTACGGTTATTAAAGAGGTGTGCAAATTGGTAAATTTTGAGCCAGATTAATGTAGTTGAATTTGCATAAGTAAAATGTACAGATGGTACGACACTCCTGAACATTTCATCCTTTCAGATATGGAATATTGCCAACCTCTGTTCTATAATACAGCCTATACATTTTGTCTTTTAGCATCCAGACCTCACCTCAGTCGAGAAGCGCTACCTGTGTAGCATTGCTAAGATCTATAACGCAAGCTATCTGAAGACTTTAATGAAGAGGCACTACATGCATGTGATCCAGCGCAGCTCCCAAAAGCCAGGCAGGTGTACCTCCAGGTAGTTTCTCAATAGTTCTCACAAGAAACAAGAGAGCATTCTAACAGAGGTGATTTGTGTACAGGTGTCCTCACTCATCACAGGGGCCACCTCAGTTCTCGTTCCTCACAGAAGCAGCATTACCCCTGCACTACATGGCGACACCAGCTGGAGAGAGAGGACTTGGGACCTTCTAACATTGCAGCTGCATCTGCACCTGAGATGATACAACATTCGCTTTGGCGACCAGTGAGAAGCAAAGAAGGgtctgtttccttttgtttcagaGAAAAAATGTACCCCCAACTTTACTTGAAGGGTAGCTAAATGATGTTATTTCTCATGCTCCTTATAAGTTCCCTTTAAGTTCAGAATAGGTTGGACAAAGGCACAAAAGAATACTATCTTATGGCCTCTTTATTGAGCTGACTGGGATATGctactgcctttttttttaatatgtgtaattttatttatttttgactgcactgggtctttgttgctttgcatggacttttctccagttgcagcgagcaggggctactcttcgttgaagtgcaccagcttctcattgaggtggtttctcttgttgagcACAGGCccttggtgcacaggcttcagcagatGCAACAGGCAGGCTCCAGTAGTGGGGGCTCAGGGGCTGAAgagggtgggctcagtagttgtggcttgtggaatcttcctggaccagggatcggatccatgtcccctgcattggcaggcagattcttagccactctGCCACAAGTCCTGCTACTGCTTTTAGAATTTTGTGGAATTGTAAAAATTTTGATCAGCTAGAACCCTTTTAAATGATTCCCtcttaaattcaaaataatacaaactcttccaaaaggAGAAGTATACGGTGGCTTCTGCATAGGGGAATAGAATACTataaaccaaaaaggaaaaaagagattaaGATGCTTGATTATTCAACCTATGCTACAACTGATAGCTTTGCGTCTCAGGGTTAATAAGTTATGTGAGAATTCAGGGGCTAAAAGGGTCTCTTTGGTGATGTCGGCAGCTTAATAAAAATTGGTATGGTCTTCCACATATATTAGACAACTGTGCACTTTGCTAGTTCCAATTAAAATGCTTCTCTTTCTTACAGTTTAAAAACTGGATATGCATCTAAAACAAGATGTAAATCATTGAAGATTTTTAGAAAACCAGGCAGACTGTTCATAAAATCAGGTAAATGTggaatttttaatatgtttttaaagatgttatgctttaaaaacattaaacCCAATATAGCTCCATTTCTATTAGAGAagacattaaaatttttgaagtgTGATTTGCTTACTGCTCCAAACAAAACATGAAATCGATTTCTGTTTCCACATAAAAGAACAGTGGTCAGGGAAGTTAAGATTCAATGTATTTCTAAGTAAAGATATTATAGTCAAGGCCAGAGACTTAACAGAGAATGAAATTTGTCAGAACTCAGAGCCATAAACATGACCTTTTCATGTTTATGAAAAGCACTTCTTTTATGAGATAGTGTAATTTTTTGACAGATagcattgaaaacatttttttggatACTTGTGCAAcatgagagatcttagttccctgaccagagatcgaacctgtaccccctgcagcggaagcagtcttaaccactgaaccaccagggaaatacccTAATAGCACATTTTGTATGCATCAAATAGTTAACAAAGGGCTATATCACCTATACCTTTTTGTTTAATATTCAACAAACCAGAGGAAGCAAACCAACATTAGCAAAATTTTGCAGAGCTACTCAGATAAATCCACATTTAGGAAGGACTGGCTTAAAGGATCCTTCTACCCCAAGTATgacaaaatgaaaaaggcaaaagaggaaggaaaactgaaTGCTCAGAGGTATTTCTCAGAATTGATAAAGTGGAAAGGATTAAGTGGAAGTTAAACAGTTACCTAGTTACTACCACAGGAGGAGGGAAGTGGGTAGGAAGTAGGGAAGTTAGGCCTTCTGAACCCCTATCCCACTGCTGTGTGACAGCACCGCCCAGCTCTGCTGTAAATACCATGCTATGCCTACCcaagaaatgaaggaaatggcagggtAGAACATAAGTATGGTCCCAAAAAGCACACCCGAAGGAAACCACAGACAGAGGAAAAGTCCCTGTGGtcccaagagaaaagaaacaagaaatttaAGGAATGGAGAATACTAAAGCTATAACTTCCCCCAGTTAAAAGATTTTTGCAAAGCAATGGAAAAACAGGACTTAGTAGCAAAGAATTTGCTATAATACTGATTAGAATACAGTATTAGGcaacttacttttaaaaagtgagatatttagggggagggggaagtcatgaaattttgaaaattacaggAAGTTTATGGCAAATGCTTATTAATAAGGTAGGTAATTTTGAAGCTTGTTCTTAAATACAAATCTCAATTTTCAGGATGAAATactttatttccaaaacagacaTTATAGActctttattttcccttcagTTTCTACAAATGATTCTGAATCATacatgaatgaagaaaaaaaggaagaagatttACTAAATAAGTGTATGCAATCAATGTCAATTGAAGAACAGGGAGAACATCTGATGTTAACTTGACAACCTGAGTATTGATGATTTGCCAAAGGTGGGGGAAGCGATTGTGAATTGTGTCCTCGCTCTACATTTAGGGCAGTATTGTTATTCAAGTAATTTTAGCTTGTTCAGAAACTTTTACCACAACATAAAAAGTCTGATGTAGTTTCATGCACTACTGATATTTATGTAATAAAACTTGTGTGTAACACATGCTTGTATTCCTAGATACAATTAAAGTTTATTGTCACCTAAAAtcggaattatttttctttaaagctgACAAATGCATTGTATAATTCTGTTTACAAGTCCTAAAATAGCAACATTAGAATATCCTAGAAATATTTTCCTCAGGCTGAGGAAAACTCTGAATATCCTGATATAGAACAGCCTTTGATAGAGATAATACCCTGCCTTGTAGAgaaggtgctcagtaagtattaTCTTCTTgaacttaaaaacagaaatatcaatTTGCCCTATTTTATGAAAATTGCCAAACACTTGGACTCTCAAACTAAAGATTTAAGTTTTAATACAACAGTACAACAGTTGTACTAACAAAAAAACTAGTCACATTAAATTttcactctagtgttcttacctTCTAAAcatcagtgtttaaaaaaatttttttaattttttgaggtacagttgatatacaatattatgtaagtttcaggtatacaacatagtgattcacaatttttaaaggttatactccatttttagttataaaatattggctatattccctgtgttatacaatatatccttgtagcttatttatattttaagtttgtACCTGTTGATCCCCTTATTCCTATCTTGCCTCTCCCCCTGtcaccactagtttgttctctatatcccTGTtgcctttttgttatattcactaatttattttttagattccacaaacaAGTGATATCTACAGTAATCTGTCTTTCCCTGACTtaatttagcataataccctccaagtctatccatgtttctgcaaatggcaaaatttccctttttttaatgGCGAGTAATATTCActacatcttcatccattcatctgttgatgaatccTTAGGTTCTTTCCATATcttagcaattgtaaataatactgctatgaacactggggtgtatgtTATCTTCCTGAATTAAACATTAATGTTTGCAAAATTTTGTTGTTAAAACTTAAAAGAACAGGGCATTTAAAA
This is a stretch of genomic DNA from Budorcas taxicolor isolate Tak-1 chromosome 17, Takin1.1, whole genome shotgun sequence. It encodes these proteins:
- the FAM216A gene encoding protein FAM216A, which produces MPNQGPVSGWTECSSSAEPPAVARAEGGGGGSAGHSYYQNSKGTDRIKDGHKVNSPRAKLQELWKMPLTIHTSKSKPEPFFLKHPDLTSVEKRYLCSIAKIYNASYLKTLMKRHYMHVIQRSSQKPGVLTHHRGHLSSRSSQKQHYPCTTWRHQLEREDLGPSNIAAASAPEMIQHSLWRPVRSKEGLKTGYASKTRCKSLKIFRKPGRLFIKSVSTNDSESYMNEEKKEEDLLNKCMQSMSIEEQGEHLMLT